A stretch of Pirellulales bacterium DNA encodes these proteins:
- a CDS encoding PQQ-dependent sugar dehydrogenase: MHRGLRSRLAVRGGWSSLAAIVLVAATNRPAGGAFPQIKLEPVTQGAIVAPVAIAHAGDGSNRLFVADQRGTIHVIAGGALLPAPLLDLGSKLVAERPGFDERGLLGLAFHPQFGQAGQPGADKFYVYYSAPRPGGDPNDAVNPIDHQSIVAEYAVAGLGANTALPASERILMSFDQPQFNHNGGSLNFGPDGMLYVTTGDGGGANDNRAGHTGGMNGNPIVSGSLGNSQDRTKLLGKVLRIDVDGTNGPTGQYGIPADNPFVGVGGGVREEIFAYGLRNPWRAAFDDGPGGDHRFYVADVGQGAVEEVNIVQAGGNYGWRIKEGSFDFDPTVAPTPVVPLVDPIAQYTRAGIVNGLPQIGISVTGGVVHRGAAPALNGKYLFGDFSTAFAPANGTLLGLEETSPGTFALSVLDVVGGNPIGEYVLAFGLDELGEAYVATRTTLSASGLDPVTNLPTGSIYRIVAIAEPTASILAATTLALSAPLVRRRFPRR, from the coding sequence ATGCACCGAGGACTTCGTTCGCGATTGGCGGTGCGCGGGGGGTGGTCGTCCCTGGCGGCGATCGTTCTTGTCGCCGCGACGAACCGCCCCGCCGGCGGCGCCTTTCCGCAGATCAAGCTCGAGCCGGTCACGCAAGGCGCGATCGTGGCGCCAGTCGCCATCGCCCACGCGGGGGACGGCTCGAACCGGCTGTTCGTCGCTGACCAGCGCGGCACAATTCACGTCATCGCCGGCGGAGCGCTGCTGCCCGCTCCGCTGTTGGACCTGGGGTCGAAGCTCGTCGCCGAACGCCCGGGCTTCGACGAACGAGGGCTGTTGGGCCTCGCATTTCACCCGCAGTTCGGTCAAGCCGGTCAGCCGGGGGCCGACAAGTTCTACGTGTACTACAGCGCTCCAAGGCCGGGAGGCGATCCCAACGACGCGGTCAACCCGATCGACCATCAGAGCATCGTCGCCGAGTACGCCGTCGCCGGCCTTGGAGCCAATACGGCTCTTCCCGCTTCGGAGCGGATCCTGATGTCGTTCGATCAGCCGCAGTTCAACCACAACGGCGGCTCGCTGAACTTCGGCCCCGACGGCATGTTGTACGTCACGACCGGCGACGGCGGCGGGGCGAACGACAATCGCGCCGGTCACACCGGCGGCATGAACGGCAATCCAATCGTCTCGGGGTCGCTTGGCAACTCTCAGGACCGCACCAAGCTGCTGGGCAAAGTGCTGCGAATCGACGTCGACGGCACGAACGGCCCGACGGGCCAATACGGCATCCCCGCGGACAATCCCTTCGTCGGCGTCGGCGGAGGGGTCCGGGAGGAGATCTTCGCCTACGGTTTGCGCAATCCGTGGCGCGCCGCGTTCGACGACGGCCCGGGGGGCGACCATCGGTTCTATGTCGCCGACGTCGGTCAGGGCGCCGTCGAGGAGGTGAACATCGTCCAAGCGGGGGGCAACTACGGCTGGCGGATCAAAGAAGGCAGCTTCGATTTCGACCCGACCGTGGCGCCGACGCCGGTCGTGCCGCTTGTCGATCCGATCGCCCAGTACACGCGCGCAGGCATCGTCAACGGCCTGCCGCAAATCGGGATCTCCGTGACGGGGGGCGTCGTGCATCGCGGCGCCGCGCCGGCGCTGAACGGCAAATACCTGTTCGGCGATTTCAGCACCGCGTTCGCGCCGGCCAACGGCACGCTGTTGGGGCTGGAAGAGACGAGCCCGGGGACGTTCGCCCTGTCGGTGCTTGACGTCGTCGGAGGCAACCCGATCGGCGAGTACGTGCTCGCGTTCGGCCTGGACGAACTCGGCGAGGCGTACGTCGCCACCCGCACGACGTTGTCGGCCAGCGGGCTCGATCCCGTAACGAATCTCCCCACGGGTTCAATCTATCGCATCGTCGCCATCGCCGAACCGACGGCGAGCATTCTCGCCGCGACGACGCTCGCGTTGTCCGCACCCCTGGTCCGCCGCAGATTCCCGCGCCGATGA